A region of Desulfovibrionales bacterium DNA encodes the following proteins:
- a CDS encoding pitrilysin family protein, which produces MYRKTILDNGIRVVTEHIPYVRSVSMGIWVTVGSRDEAKENNGISHFIEHMIFKGTAKRSALQIAKELDAVGGMSNAFTSRENTCFHARVLDTHVDVIVDLLSDIFLNSLFDPAETEKERQVILQEISMVEDTPDDYIHDLFSSLFWGDNPLGFSVLGTAQNVTQIDSQTIHKYLHKTYLPDKIVVAAAGNLEHDAFLSQVRRAFSIVSGRNGVPNRVTPAVKSHLAVHPKKCEQVNLILGTKSCSATDSRRYACMLLNIILGGSMSSRLFQEIRERRGLAYTIYSFISSYMDTGLSGIYAGVSKKNAVQTIELILREIRNIKKNSVDEAELASAKEHLKGGLLLAAESSDNRMTRLAKNEIHFGHFITYDELITEIDAVTREDIAMLAQEYLSSETLTLTVLGPVSEKDIPEDMLSL; this is translated from the coding sequence GTGTATCGCAAGACTATCCTCGACAATGGAATCAGGGTGGTTACGGAACATATTCCGTATGTGCGCTCTGTTTCCATGGGTATCTGGGTAACCGTGGGGTCGCGCGATGAAGCGAAAGAAAATAACGGCATTTCTCATTTCATCGAACACATGATCTTCAAGGGGACGGCCAAGAGGTCGGCCCTCCAGATAGCCAAAGAGTTGGATGCCGTCGGCGGCATGTCCAATGCCTTCACCTCCCGTGAGAACACCTGCTTTCACGCCCGGGTCTTAGACACCCACGTGGATGTCATCGTCGATCTCCTCTCAGATATTTTTTTGAACTCTCTGTTTGATCCGGCGGAAACAGAGAAGGAGCGACAGGTCATACTACAGGAAATCAGCATGGTAGAGGACACCCCGGACGACTATATCCATGACCTTTTCAGCAGCCTCTTTTGGGGTGACAACCCCCTTGGCTTCTCTGTGCTGGGGACCGCCCAGAACGTCACGCAGATAGATTCCCAGACCATACATAAGTACTTGCATAAGACATATTTGCCGGACAAGATCGTGGTTGCGGCTGCCGGCAACCTGGAACATGATGCCTTTCTGTCACAGGTGAGGCGGGCGTTTTCCATTGTGTCTGGCCGGAACGGTGTGCCTAACCGTGTGACCCCCGCCGTAAAATCCCATCTGGCGGTTCACCCCAAAAAATGTGAACAGGTCAACCTGATTTTAGGGACAAAAAGCTGTTCGGCAACAGATAGCCGCCGATACGCCTGTATGCTTCTGAATATTATACTGGGCGGCAGTATGAGCTCCCGGCTCTTTCAGGAAATCAGAGAACGCCGGGGACTGGCTTATACCATTTACTCCTTTATCTCCTCATATATGGACACGGGTCTTTCGGGTATCTATGCCGGGGTAAGCAAGAAAAATGCCGTCCAGACCATAGAACTGATTCTGCGTGAGATACGAAATATCAAGAAAAACTCTGTTGATGAGGCGGAACTGGCCAGCGCCAAAGAGCATTTGAAGGGCGGCCTGCTATTGGCCGCGGAAAGTTCTGATAACCGTATGACCAGGCTGGCCAAGAACGAAATACACTTCGGCCATTTTATAACCTATGATGAGCTGATAACAGAGATAGATGCCGTAACCAGAGAAGACATCGCCATGCTTGCCCAGGAGTATCTTTCATCAGAGACATTGACTCTGACGGTCCTGGGGCCTGTTTCTGAAAAAGATATTCCAGAAGATATGCTTTCCTTGTAA
- the rbfA gene encoding 30S ribosome-binding factor RbfA, whose translation MKLSYKRADRLGEFIQTEVSDIILRKIKDPRISLVTITGVDVSDDLSMARIYFSVMGDEKQRQKAVDGLKSATGFIKKSLGSRLELRHVPDIEFHYDRSFEYGERIDKLLGEIKEDHGDS comes from the coding sequence ATGAAACTTTCATATAAAAGAGCGGATAGACTCGGCGAGTTTATTCAGACAGAGGTATCTGACATTATTTTAAGAAAGATTAAAGATCCGCGTATTAGTCTGGTAACGATCACCGGGGTAGATGTAAGCGACGATCTTAGTATGGCCAGGATCTATTTCAGCGTCATGGGAGATGAGAAACAACGCCAAAAGGCTGTGGACGGATTGAAAAGCGCCACGGGATTTATTAAAAAATCCCTCGGTTCCCGGCTTGAGCTTCGCCATGTCCCGGACATAGAATTCCATTACGACCGTTCCTTTGAATATGGCGAGCGTATTGATAAATTACTCGGAGAGATAAAAGAAGACCATGGCGATAGTTGA
- the infB gene encoding translation initiation factor IF-2: MSKIRIYELAKELQMDNKQLLAQVKEMGYDVKSHMSVLEEGDVQRIKDIITGVRAEVVVDERVRPNVIRRRTKVVQTEPEPEQKTAAEAPPEAADETLPRSPVEKVGAEEQEAAGEEEEPPPVSAEPVQEAPAPTQRPKKEYARIIHRPDVVKPAKPEEQGKREPIRETAKPAPVVKKPPVKPVAGAVTEAVRPEPAPKEGARKKQGKKLVEVVPEHIEQRKKSVLRRREIIEKSQLYDRAGGEGRLRSRKSERFAAKKKQTTEVTIPKAIKRRIKVDDTILVGELAKRMGIKGNEVIKKLMQLGVMVTINQVIDFDAAALVGAEFGYEIEKAAFEETDLLQVKDVSEGDLAARPPVVTIMGHVDHGKTSLLDAIRHTNVTAGEAGGITQHIGAYHVNIDGRDIVFLDTPGHEAFTAMRARGAKVTDVVVLVVAADDGVMEQTKEAVNHARAAEVPIIVAINKIDKPEANPDRVKRELAELGLLPEDWGGQAIFAEVSAKQKKGIKELLELILLQAEILELKASPKRSARGRIIEAKIDKGRGPVATVLIQKGTLKQGDPFVCGQFFGKVRAMFDDNGIRVVAAGPSMPILVQGLSGIPMAGDEFIVVEDEKKAKQVSAFRRQKLREVELSQVTKISLEKLFEKMKEGEVKELKLVLKADVQGSLEALSDALTKLSTPAIRVNVIHGSTGAITESDVLLASASDAIVIGFNVRPHSRVQDLAEQEKVDMRTYDVIYQIIDDVRNAMSGLLEPSYEEKVLGRAEVRQIFAVSKIGTICGSFITEGKIERGAKARLIRDGVVIYNGRFASLRRFKEDVKEVQSSYECGIGLENYNDVKVGDVIEAYVLKEVRPTL; the protein is encoded by the coding sequence CAGCGGCCGAGGCGCCGCCGGAAGCGGCAGATGAAACCTTGCCCCGGTCTCCTGTAGAAAAGGTTGGGGCAGAGGAACAAGAAGCTGCCGGGGAAGAAGAGGAGCCGCCGCCAGTCTCTGCTGAGCCTGTTCAGGAGGCGCCTGCGCCGACGCAGAGACCAAAAAAAGAGTACGCGCGGATCATTCACAGGCCGGATGTAGTAAAACCAGCCAAACCCGAAGAACAAGGAAAAAGGGAACCGATCCGGGAAACAGCTAAGCCTGCTCCGGTTGTGAAAAAGCCACCGGTCAAACCGGTTGCCGGGGCGGTTACTGAAGCGGTAAGGCCGGAACCGGCGCCGAAAGAGGGCGCAAGAAAGAAGCAGGGTAAAAAACTGGTTGAAGTTGTGCCGGAACATATTGAACAGCGTAAAAAAAGTGTGTTGCGGCGCCGGGAAATCATCGAGAAAAGCCAGCTTTATGACCGCGCAGGCGGCGAAGGGAGGCTGCGGTCCAGGAAATCGGAGAGATTTGCCGCAAAGAAGAAACAGACGACCGAAGTCACCATTCCCAAGGCCATCAAACGGCGTATTAAGGTTGATGATACCATCCTGGTCGGTGAGCTGGCCAAGCGGATGGGTATTAAAGGGAATGAGGTTATTAAGAAGCTTATGCAGCTCGGCGTCATGGTAACCATCAATCAGGTCATCGACTTTGACGCCGCAGCGCTGGTGGGCGCTGAATTCGGCTATGAGATAGAGAAGGCGGCGTTTGAAGAGACTGATTTGCTGCAAGTTAAGGATGTATCAGAAGGCGATCTCGCGGCCAGGCCTCCGGTGGTCACCATTATGGGCCATGTCGATCATGGTAAAACCTCTCTGCTCGATGCCATCCGCCATACAAATGTTACGGCCGGTGAGGCCGGGGGTATAACACAACATATCGGCGCCTATCACGTCAACATCGACGGCCGGGATATTGTTTTTCTGGATACACCAGGGCATGAGGCGTTTACCGCTATGCGCGCGCGGGGCGCCAAGGTCACAGATGTAGTGGTTTTAGTAGTGGCGGCAGATGACGGCGTTATGGAGCAGACGAAAGAAGCTGTAAACCATGCCCGGGCGGCTGAAGTTCCTATAATAGTGGCTATAAACAAGATTGATAAGCCTGAGGCCAATCCCGACCGGGTAAAACGTGAACTGGCTGAGTTGGGCCTGCTTCCCGAGGATTGGGGGGGACAGGCTATATTTGCTGAAGTCTCGGCCAAACAGAAAAAAGGGATAAAGGAATTATTGGAGTTAATTCTGCTGCAGGCAGAGATATTGGAATTGAAGGCCTCTCCTAAAAGATCGGCCAGAGGCAGGATTATAGAGGCCAAGATCGATAAGGGGCGCGGTCCGGTAGCCACAGTCCTGATACAGAAAGGAACGCTAAAGCAGGGCGATCCATTTGTCTGCGGGCAGTTTTTCGGCAAGGTCCGGGCTATGTTTGATGACAATGGAATCCGGGTGGTTGCGGCCGGCCCGTCCATGCCTATTCTGGTGCAAGGTTTATCCGGAATCCCTATGGCGGGAGACGAATTTATCGTGGTGGAAGATGAGAAAAAGGCCAAACAGGTAAGCGCCTTCCGGCGGCAAAAGCTGAGAGAGGTAGAGCTGAGCCAGGTAACCAAGATATCGCTGGAAAAATTGTTCGAAAAGATGAAAGAGGGTGAGGTTAAGGAATTAAAGCTTGTCCTTAAGGCCGATGTGCAGGGTTCTCTCGAGGCATTGAGCGATGCGCTCACAAAATTGAGCACCCCGGCGATCAGGGTTAATGTTATCCATGGTTCTACCGGCGCTATAACCGAAAGCGACGTACTCCTGGCCTCGGCATCTGATGCTATCGTCATTGGGTTTAATGTCCGCCCCCATTCCAGGGTGCAGGACCTGGCCGAGCAGGAAAAAGTGGATATGCGCACCTACGACGTTATTTATCAGATTATAGACGATGTCCGCAACGCCATGAGCGGCCTCCTTGAACCTAGTTATGAAGAGAAGGTATTGGGGCGGGCCGAGGTTAGACAAATATTCGCTGTTTCCAAAATAGGCACAATATGCGGCAGCTTTATTACAGAGGGCAAGATCGAGAGAGGAGCCAAGGCCCGGCTCATTCGGGATGGCGTGGTTATCTACAACGGGCGCTTCGCTTCTCTGCGGCGGTTCAAAGAAGATGTAAAGGAAGTCCAGTCCAGCTATGAGTGCGGCATCGGTCTGGAAAACTACAATGACGTTAAGGTCGGCGACGTGATAGAAGCCTATGTACTCAAAGAGGTAAGGCCGACTCTTTGA
- the pnp gene encoding polyribonucleotide nucleotidyltransferase has product MMKRFSTEISGRVLTIEAGKVAKQAGGAVTVSYGDTVVLVTAVGSDQAREGIDFLPLTVDYHEMLYAAGRIPGSFFRREIGRPSEKETLTSRLIDRPLRPLFPKGYRYETQIIATVLSVDQENEPDILALIGASAALEMSGIPFAGPIAGVRVGRINGQLLLNPTSAQLADSDINIVVAGSKDAIVMVEGGGQIVPEEVMLEAIFFAHEGLQPILRLQAELREAVGKPKRVVPEVVEDEALKARVMEIAGDDLLQAITVGAKMERGERLRAIEQRVASALLPDHEGREGEIKKLFYALEKETVRAMIVKEKRRIDGRGFKDIRSISCEVGVLPRTHGSALFTRGETQIMAVTTLGTSEDEQRIESLNGTTFRRFMLHYNFPPFCVGEVRMMRGPGRRDIGHGALAERAITVVLPTQEEFPYTIRLVSDVLESNGSSSMATICGGSLSLMDAGVPIKTMVAGIAMGLIKEGEEIIVLTDILGDEDHLGDMDFKVAGTDQGITALQMDIKIKGLTREIMKTALEQAREARLFILGKMREVIRQPREALSIYAPKIVTIHINQDKIRDIIGPGGKVIRQITGETGAKIEVEDDGSVRIISPNDEVLERALAWIKDIVREPEVGELYLGKVKKIMDFGAFVEILPGLDGLVHISQLDTQRVNKVTDILHEGDEVMVKVIEIDNQGKVKLSRKAALGQTVKPVA; this is encoded by the coding sequence ATGATGAAACGCTTTTCAACCGAGATCTCGGGGAGAGTTCTTACTATTGAAGCCGGTAAGGTGGCCAAGCAGGCCGGCGGCGCGGTTACTGTATCCTATGGGGATACGGTGGTGCTGGTAACGGCCGTGGGTTCCGACCAGGCGCGGGAGGGTATAGATTTTTTACCCCTCACTGTGGACTACCATGAGATGCTGTATGCTGCGGGCAGGATTCCCGGGAGTTTTTTCCGCCGGGAGATCGGCCGTCCCAGCGAGAAGGAGACGCTTACTTCAAGGCTCATTGACCGGCCCTTAAGGCCCCTTTTCCCGAAGGGGTATCGCTATGAAACCCAGATCATTGCTACCGTGCTTTCGGTGGATCAAGAAAATGAGCCGGATATACTGGCTCTGATCGGGGCTTCGGCAGCCCTGGAAATGTCCGGTATCCCTTTTGCCGGCCCTATAGCCGGTGTGCGGGTCGGGCGGATTAATGGGCAACTGCTGCTTAATCCTACCTCCGCCCAACTGGCGGATTCAGATATCAACATCGTGGTAGCGGGAAGTAAGGATGCCATTGTGATGGTCGAAGGCGGCGGCCAGATCGTCCCTGAAGAGGTAATGCTGGAGGCCATATTTTTTGCGCATGAGGGTTTGCAGCCTATCCTGCGGTTGCAGGCCGAGCTCAGGGAGGCCGTCGGCAAACCCAAGAGGGTGGTTCCTGAGGTAGTGGAGGATGAGGCCCTTAAGGCCCGTGTTATGGAGATAGCCGGAGACGATCTTCTCCAGGCTATTACTGTTGGCGCTAAAATGGAACGCGGAGAGCGGCTGCGGGCCATTGAGCAAAGGGTCGCGTCGGCGCTTCTGCCGGATCACGAGGGGCGGGAAGGAGAGATCAAAAAACTCTTTTATGCCCTGGAGAAAGAGACCGTCCGGGCCATGATCGTGAAAGAAAAAAGGCGCATCGACGGCCGCGGATTTAAAGATATCCGGTCTATCTCCTGTGAGGTCGGCGTGTTGCCGAGGACACATGGTTCAGCCCTTTTTACCCGCGGCGAGACCCAGATTATGGCGGTTACTACCCTGGGAACGTCTGAAGACGAACAGCGTATTGAATCATTGAATGGGACAACCTTTAGGCGGTTCATGCTGCACTACAATTTCCCGCCCTTTTGTGTGGGCGAAGTGCGTATGATGCGGGGGCCCGGGCGACGGGACATAGGTCATGGGGCGCTGGCGGAAAGGGCCATCACAGTAGTTTTACCCACTCAAGAAGAATTCCCTTATACCATCCGCCTGGTGTCTGATGTGCTGGAATCAAATGGTTCTTCCTCTATGGCCACGATTTGCGGCGGGTCTTTATCTCTTATGGATGCGGGTGTGCCCATAAAGACCATGGTGGCCGGGATTGCCATGGGGCTGATAAAGGAGGGGGAAGAGATTATCGTCCTGACGGATATCCTTGGAGACGAAGACCACCTCGGAGATATGGACTTCAAGGTGGCGGGCACCGACCAGGGAATTACCGCCCTTCAGATGGATATCAAAATCAAGGGCTTGACCAGGGAGATCATGAAGACAGCCCTGGAACAGGCCAGGGAAGCGCGGCTTTTCATACTCGGAAAGATGCGCGAGGTAATCCGGCAACCACGTGAGGCCCTGTCCATATATGCCCCGAAGATCGTCACCATCCATATCAACCAGGATAAAATAAGGGACATAATCGGCCCGGGTGGAAAGGTGATCAGGCAGATTACCGGTGAAACCGGGGCTAAAATCGAAGTGGAAGACGACGGCAGTGTCCGGATCATTTCTCCTAATGATGAAGTTCTGGAACGCGCCCTTGCATGGATTAAGGATATCGTTCGTGAACCGGAGGTCGGGGAGTTATACCTGGGCAAGGTCAAAAAGATCATGGATTTTGGCGCGTTTGTGGAGATACTGCCCGGGCTTGACGGCCTCGTGCATATCTCGCAACTTGACACACAGCGTGTAAATAAAGTCACCGATATCCTTCACGAAGGCGACGAGGTCATGGTGAAGGTCATAGAAATCGACAATCAGGGCAAGGTCAAGCTGAGCCGCAAGGCCGCCCTGGGACAGACCGTTAAACCGGTCGCTTAA
- the rpsO gene encoding 30S ribosomal protein S15, with product MIGIEQKKGIIERFKLHGTDTGSPEVQIALLSERIGYLTEHFKVHKKDHASRRGLLKLVGQRRRLLNYLRKINVERYRDVIAKLGIRK from the coding sequence TTGATTGGGATCGAACAAAAAAAAGGGATCATTGAGCGGTTCAAGCTCCATGGTACGGATACGGGCTCACCAGAGGTGCAAATCGCCCTCTTGAGCGAACGCATCGGCTACCTGACCGAACACTTTAAGGTCCATAAAAAGGACCACGCCTCTCGCCGCGGGTTGCTCAAACTGGTGGGCCAGAGAAGACGCTTGCTCAATTATCTTAGAAAGATAAATGTTGAGCGATACCGCGATGTAATAGCTAAGCTGGGCATCCGCAAGTAG
- a CDS encoding ORF6N domain-containing protein: protein MTDEKAPVSIEVVQRQIIIIRGEKVMLDRDLAELYGVETKQLKRAVRRNIDRFPPDFMFELTKEEYDALRRQFGTLKRGEHAKYLPIAFTEQGVAMLSSVLNSKRAIEVNILIMRAFVQLRQMISSHKNLLRKVEEIEKKYDEQFQVVFEAIKQLMTPPEKPKRRIGF, encoded by the coding sequence ATGACTGACGAAAAAGCGCCGGTTTCTATTGAAGTAGTTCAGCGCCAGATAATCATTATCCGTGGCGAAAAAGTCATGCTGGATCGAGACCTGGCTGAACTGTATGGAGTGGAAACGAAGCAGTTGAAGCGCGCCGTTCGCAGGAACATAGATAGATTCCCGCCGGACTTTATGTTTGAACTCACTAAAGAAGAGTACGACGCTTTAAGGCGCCAATTTGGCACCTTAAAAAGGGGCGAACACGCAAAATATCTGCCGATAGCCTTCACCGAGCAAGGCGTGGCCATGTTATCATCAGTGCTCAACAGTAAACGGGCCATTGAGGTGAACATATTAATCATGCGGGCCTTTGTGCAGCTTCGCCAGATGATATCTTCGCATAAAAATTTGCTGCGTAAGGTAGAAGAAATAGAAAAGAAATATGACGAGCAATTTCAAGTGGTATTTGAGGCCATCAAGCAGTTGATGACTCCACCGGAGAAGCCGAAACGGAGGATCGGATTTTAA
- the truB gene encoding tRNA pseudouridine(55) synthase TruB yields MDRSGIIVIDKPAGCSSFRVVQTVKKALGVKRAGHTGTLDPFATGVLPVCVNEATRAIQFLSEDEKEYGGVLVLGRATDTFDVTGKITAVSDVPDITFSELQQVFAEFAGVVKQVPPPFSAVKFKGKPLYHWARRGVFIEKEAREVTIKELTVEKAASPEVSFKVVCSKGTYVRSLVHDIGQRIGCGAYLKELRRLRSGPFTIEQAVAVEAVEDKYLLPVSDALGYLPGVEVDEPQAREVQQGRELFLKKTEIASGCGKAGRPWVRILSRYGDLLAIYTWRDNSGDLKPVRVFKGL; encoded by the coding sequence ATGGATCGCTCAGGGATAATAGTAATCGACAAACCGGCCGGCTGCAGTTCTTTTCGAGTGGTACAGACCGTAAAGAAGGCCCTGGGGGTTAAACGGGCCGGGCACACCGGGACACTGGATCCCTTTGCTACCGGTGTCTTGCCTGTTTGCGTGAATGAGGCCACCAGGGCTATCCAGTTTCTGTCTGAAGATGAAAAGGAATATGGGGGTGTGCTGGTTTTAGGGAGAGCTACCGATACATTTGATGTAACCGGTAAGATCACGGCCGTTTCAGATGTGCCCGATATAACCTTTAGTGAACTGCAGCAGGTATTTGCTGAGTTTGCCGGGGTCGTAAAACAGGTTCCCCCGCCTTTTTCGGCGGTAAAATTCAAGGGGAAACCTCTTTATCACTGGGCCAGACGGGGAGTTTTCATAGAGAAAGAGGCGCGCGAGGTTACCATCAAAGAACTGACGGTAGAGAAGGCCGCTTCTCCTGAGGTGTCTTTTAAGGTGGTTTGTTCTAAAGGGACCTATGTGCGGAGCTTGGTCCATGATATAGGTCAAAGAATCGGTTGCGGCGCATACTTAAAGGAGTTACGGAGGCTGCGCAGCGGCCCTTTCACCATCGAACAGGCCGTCGCTGTTGAAGCCGTTGAGGATAAATATCTGCTCCCGGTTTCGGACGCCCTCGGCTATTTGCCCGGGGTGGAGGTAGATGAACCCCAGGCCAGGGAGGTGCAACAGGGGCGGGAATTATTTCTGAAAAAGACAGAGATCGCCTCCGGATGCGGAAAAGCGGGCCGGCCGTGGGTCAGGATTCTCTCCAGGTATGGCGACCTCCTGGCTATATATACATGGCGTGATAACAGCGGGGATTTAAAGCCTGTTCGTGTTTTTAAAGGATTATAG
- a CDS encoding bifunctional oligoribonuclease/PAP phosphatase NrnA, with product MAIVEDIEREITARHRFLLTTHIHPDGDAVGSLLSMGFLLEHLGKEPILFTEDPIPPQYHFLPGVEKITHELPDLSTIDACLVLDCGDSKRIGRAAPRLLEIRPVIVIDHHLGRDAFGDICWIDPKSAAVGELVYHLIKATGADISYNMAINIYVAILTDTGSFRYASTSSQTMRIAAEMIDLGVKPAWVLAMVYENYSANRLRLLSAALSTLKTYYEGRVGLISVSGDMLRATRTSIEDAEDFVNYPRSIAGVQLAAIIKEIEDGRFSVSLRSRDGINAARLAERFGGGGHFNAAGFKGSGDQETIKQELLSEIGNLMEKRAVGF from the coding sequence ATGGCGATAGTTGAGGATATAGAGCGTGAGATAACCGCTCGTCATCGTTTCCTTTTGACCACACACATTCATCCTGACGGCGACGCTGTCGGCTCGCTTTTATCTATGGGCTTTTTGTTAGAGCATCTGGGAAAAGAGCCGATTCTTTTTACTGAAGATCCCATCCCGCCCCAGTATCATTTCCTGCCCGGGGTAGAAAAGATTACACATGAGCTTCCGGATTTATCAACCATTGATGCCTGTTTGGTGCTGGATTGCGGCGACAGCAAGCGGATAGGCCGTGCAGCTCCCCGGCTTTTAGAAATAAGGCCTGTTATAGTTATAGATCATCATCTGGGGCGTGATGCCTTCGGGGATATATGCTGGATAGACCCGAAGAGCGCTGCCGTCGGCGAGCTGGTCTATCATTTGATAAAGGCCACGGGTGCGGATATCTCATATAATATGGCGATAAATATCTATGTGGCCATCCTGACGGATACCGGGTCCTTCCGTTACGCATCGACCAGTTCTCAAACCATGCGTATTGCCGCAGAGATGATAGATTTAGGCGTCAAGCCCGCATGGGTATTGGCCATGGTTTATGAAAATTATTCGGCTAATCGTTTACGTTTGTTGAGCGCCGCCCTTTCCACCCTAAAGACTTACTATGAAGGACGGGTAGGCCTTATCTCGGTCTCCGGAGATATGCTCAGGGCTACCCGCACCTCCATTGAGGACGCAGAAGACTTTGTCAATTACCCGCGATCTATAGCCGGAGTTCAATTGGCCGCTATTATTAAAGAGATAGAAGACGGCCGCTTCAGCGTCAGTCTGCGTTCACGCGATGGTATTAATGCCGCCCGCCTGGCTGAGAGGTTCGGGGGAGGCGGTCATTTCAATGCCGCGGGTTTCAAGGGAAGCGGCGACCAGGAGACTATCAAGCAGGAGTTGTTATCAGAGATAGGCAATCTTATGGAGAAGAGGGCCGTTGGATTCTAA
- the dut gene encoding dUTP diphosphatase, with protein sequence MDDTILIKVRRVRPEKDADIPLPRYMTEHASGMDIHAALDSEISILPGEVYLVPTGLSVSIPPGFEFQVRPRSGLAVKHGIGIINAPGTIDADYRGEVCVALINFGKKPFVIRRGERIAQMVLGRVHRANLELADELDPSARNTGGFGHTGR encoded by the coding sequence ATGGATGATACCATTCTGATAAAAGTAAGGCGCGTAAGACCGGAAAAAGACGCCGATATACCGTTGCCCCGTTACATGACGGAGCATGCATCAGGTATGGATATTCACGCCGCACTGGATAGCGAGATATCCATTTTGCCTGGAGAGGTTTATCTTGTCCCAACCGGCCTGTCTGTTTCAATTCCCCCTGGTTTTGAATTCCAGGTTCGCCCACGGAGCGGTTTGGCGGTCAAACACGGGATCGGAATCATAAATGCCCCCGGGACTATTGATGCGGACTACAGGGGAGAAGTCTGCGTGGCCTTGATTAATTTCGGCAAAAAGCCGTTCGTCATTAGACGCGGAGAGCGCATCGCCCAGATGGTGTTAGGCCGGGTCCACCGGGCCAATCTGGAACTGGCGGATGAGCTTGACCCCAGCGCCCGAAATACCGGCGGTTTTGGACATACCGGCCGATAA
- a CDS encoding DUF503 domain-containing protein has protein sequence MVIGICRLDLHLPENGSLKGKRKVIKSIIARVRDKFNVSIGEVDGHDLWQRAQLGIAAVGNDRRVVNSALDKIADFIESLGLAEVLEIKIEIINL, from the coding sequence ATGGTAATCGGTATCTGTCGGCTGGATTTGCACTTGCCGGAGAACGGCTCTTTAAAGGGCAAACGGAAGGTAATCAAGAGCATTATAGCCCGGGTGCGCGACAAGTTTAACGTCTCCATCGGTGAAGTGGACGGCCATGATTTATGGCAGAGGGCGCAATTAGGTATAGCGGCCGTGGGCAATGACCGCAGAGTGGTCAACAGCGCTTTAGATAAGATAGCGGATTTTATTGAGTCCCTGGGCTTGGCCGAGGTACTGGAGATAAAGATAGAGATTATAAATCTTTAG